A stretch of the Silene latifolia isolate original U9 population unplaced genomic scaffold, ASM4854445v1 scaffold_202, whole genome shotgun sequence genome encodes the following:
- the LOC141638641 gene encoding uncharacterized protein LOC141638641 isoform X1: MAAEGHNDLSNLKPELSEREVPWKKEMERCASQVSALQERYLEVKASIEGSEEAEKELDLLSRRVKAAATLLTYLKARAKTIAVPHLAHVSCGITQLDGIGLVDKEGIPLSSWSKNIHLSSLDEMKSGTSDQNCDKDAACISDLLNSVHMVTDVMESLVKRVIIAESETAIEKEKVNFSQEEIKRKENQLESMSTKLEEMERFAFGTNCILDEMRQRVEDLVDETSRQRQRAAENEQELTRVKRDFESLKSYVSSLISVRETLISSEKQFQTIEKLFERLVAKTTQLEGEKMQKETEVQKLMDENVRLHALLDTKEAQLLAMNEQCKVMALSASDF, translated from the exons ATGGCAGCTGAGGGACACAATGACCTATCAAATTTGAAGCCTGAGCTTAGCGAAAGAGAGGTACCCTGGAAGAAGGAGATGGAACGGTGTGCTTCTCAAGTAAGTGCATTACAGGAGAGATATCTCGAGGTAAAAGCCTCAATTGAGGGGTCTGAGGAAGCAGAAAAAGAATTAGATTTGCTGTCGAGGAGAGTGAAAGCCGCCGCTACGTTATTGACCTACTTGAAAGCTAGAGCAAAAACAATTGCTGTTCCTCACTTAGCCCATGTCTCGTGTGGGATAACCCAGTTGGACGGAATAGGGCTTGTTGACAAGGAAGGAATTCCACTCTCTAGTTGGTCCAAAAATATTCATCTTTCTTCTTTAGATGAAATGAAAAGTGGAACTAGTGACCAAAATTGTGATAAAGATGCAGCTTGTATAAGCGATTTACTCAATTCGGTCCACATGGTCACAGATGTGATGGAATCCCTGGTCAAAAGGGTAATTATTGCAGAGTCTGAGACAGCTATTGAGAAGGAGAAAGTGAACTTCAGTCAAGAAGaaatcaaaagaaaagaaaatcagCTTGAAAGTATGTCCACTAAACTAGAGGAAATGGAACGTTTCGCTTTTGGGACAAATTGTATTCTAGATGAGATGCGGCAACGAGTTGAAGACTTAGTGGACGAGACATCCAGGCAGAGGCAGCGAGCTGCAGAGAATGAGCAAGAGCTTACTCGTGTAAAGCGTGATTTTGAGTCTTTAAAGTCGTACGTCAGTAGTCTTATAAGTGTCAGAGAAACTCTTATTTCATCAGAGAAGCAATTCCAGACTATTGAGAAGCTGTTTGAAAG GCTTGTGGCAAAAACAACCCAATTGGAGGGGGAGAAGATGCAAAAAGAAACAGAAGTACAGAAGCTGATGGACGAGAATGTGAGGTTGCATGCTTTACTAGACACGAAAGAAGCCCAGCTATTGGCAATGAATGAACAGTGCAAGGTGATGGCCTTGAGTGCATCTGATTTCTAG
- the LOC141638641 gene encoding uncharacterized protein LOC141638641 isoform X2 produces the protein MERCASQVSALQERYLEVKASIEGSEEAEKELDLLSRRVKAAATLLTYLKARAKTIAVPHLAHVSCGITQLDGIGLVDKEGIPLSSWSKNIHLSSLDEMKSGTSDQNCDKDAACISDLLNSVHMVTDVMESLVKRVIIAESETAIEKEKVNFSQEEIKRKENQLESMSTKLEEMERFAFGTNCILDEMRQRVEDLVDETSRQRQRAAENEQELTRVKRDFESLKSYVSSLISVRETLISSEKQFQTIEKLFERLVAKTTQLEGEKMQKETEVQKLMDENVRLHALLDTKEAQLLAMNEQCKVMALSASDF, from the exons ATGGAACGGTGTGCTTCTCAAGTAAGTGCATTACAGGAGAGATATCTCGAGGTAAAAGCCTCAATTGAGGGGTCTGAGGAAGCAGAAAAAGAATTAGATTTGCTGTCGAGGAGAGTGAAAGCCGCCGCTACGTTATTGACCTACTTGAAAGCTAGAGCAAAAACAATTGCTGTTCCTCACTTAGCCCATGTCTCGTGTGGGATAACCCAGTTGGACGGAATAGGGCTTGTTGACAAGGAAGGAATTCCACTCTCTAGTTGGTCCAAAAATATTCATCTTTCTTCTTTAGATGAAATGAAAAGTGGAACTAGTGACCAAAATTGTGATAAAGATGCAGCTTGTATAAGCGATTTACTCAATTCGGTCCACATGGTCACAGATGTGATGGAATCCCTGGTCAAAAGGGTAATTATTGCAGAGTCTGAGACAGCTATTGAGAAGGAGAAAGTGAACTTCAGTCAAGAAGaaatcaaaagaaaagaaaatcagCTTGAAAGTATGTCCACTAAACTAGAGGAAATGGAACGTTTCGCTTTTGGGACAAATTGTATTCTAGATGAGATGCGGCAACGAGTTGAAGACTTAGTGGACGAGACATCCAGGCAGAGGCAGCGAGCTGCAGAGAATGAGCAAGAGCTTACTCGTGTAAAGCGTGATTTTGAGTCTTTAAAGTCGTACGTCAGTAGTCTTATAAGTGTCAGAGAAACTCTTATTTCATCAGAGAAGCAATTCCAGACTATTGAGAAGCTGTTTGAAAG GCTTGTGGCAAAAACAACCCAATTGGAGGGGGAGAAGATGCAAAAAGAAACAGAAGTACAGAAGCTGATGGACGAGAATGTGAGGTTGCATGCTTTACTAGACACGAAAGAAGCCCAGCTATTGGCAATGAATGAACAGTGCAAGGTGATGGCCTTGAGTGCATCTGATTTCTAG